ctcacatttatctaaattaaactccatctgccactcctcagcccattggcccatccaaTCAAGGTTCtgttgaactctgaggtaaccttcttcatggTATTTTATACCACTTattttggggtcatctgcaaacttactaaccataccacccatgttcacatccaaatcatttatataaatgacaaaaagcagtggacccagcaccaatccttgtggcacactgctggtcacaggcctctaagCTGAAAAGCAGCACTCCATTACCAgcctctgtcttccaccttcaagcctgttctggaTCCAAATGCCTAGTTCTTCCTGTATTGGAAATGATCTAACCTggccaaccagtctaccatgcagaatcatatcaaatgccttactgaagtccatatagaccaccaccctgccttcatcaatcctccttgctacttcttcaaaaactcaagtTATTGAGATataatttcccattcacaaagccatgttgactattcttaatcagtccttgcctttccaattacatctaaatcctgaccctcaggatcccctccaaccaACCTGCCCACAACCCatgtcaggttcactggtctcaagttccctggcttttctttaccacctttcttaaatagtggcaccacgtaaGCCAAACTTCattcttctggcacctcacctgtggctattagTGATACAAATTCAAAACCAGaaaactgcagatcctggaaatcaAATAGAAACAgacaatgctggaaatactctgcaggtccagcagcacctgtggagagagaaaaagtgtgtttcaggtcaatgacctttcatcacaaATTTCATGCAGGCTTTGGATTAGTTTTCAAATTAACTCTTATTGTTTGCATTTCCTGAAGGATTAGGAATACTGTGGGATAGAGCTGTTTTCCCCTTGTACTTTGTCCTACTGTCCATTTTTCATATGAGCTTACAAAGTGAAGTGTTAAAAGTAGTGGAGGCAGATCACAATGCAACCTGCTGCAGTCCTCATCCCAAAAATCCACAGTTCTACTAGATGGTGACTTCCCTCCTCTCTAATATTTCATCAATTGCTACTGTAACTGAGGTTAGGTCATTGACAAATATGAGATTGAACCTGGATCCTTCTGGTCGAACTGAAATGTATAAGTACCCAATTAACCATTATGGCTGGGGAGCAAAGAAGCAAGTCACACTTTGGCTCTAGGCATGAATTTGAGTCAGGTCTTTCCCTGACATCAATATTCTAGATCAGAACTTCTGAAGCCACATCACCAAAATCAAGAACAGTAGGCTAAATCTTGGTTGGgccaaggaagaaaatgtcagcaTTAACATTCTAGTTGTCAGCTGTCTACTTTTTGTGTGTTTTTCTcaaatttctaaaaaaaaatgaattaccttttaaaaattagaatttgGTTAATTTCTTAGATACCGGTGTACCTACAAAGGCATGGGTCATTGAGGTCTTCAAGCAATTTTTGTTGGTTTAAGTCTTATTCTGCAACTTGAACAAATAATCCTCAAAAGAAATGCTGTCCTGCATACTGAGGATGAAACTGCCAATGTTCTTTCTCCTATTTAGAACAGAGCAGGAAGTTCTTGTGGTGTTTAGGACAACATTCCTTTTTAGCTATGCAATTTATGCAACTCACTGGGgcatgtatgagagagagaagatgGCAAGGGGTGAGGAACTCAAGAGCAGGAGAAACTGAGGTACCCATTCACAAATCTTTGACAGTGTCAGGGCAAGATGATAAAGAGTTGAGGAAAGTGTACAGGACTTGACTTTGGTGGCACTGAACATCACAGACTTGCTGGACGTAAGGCATGCTCTTTTGTTGTACTGCTCTACAATCTGTGTTTTTAAGAAAAGTCATGCTAAATCTTAATCAATCTCTAGTTTGGTCTTAGTTAGAGTATTGGGCATTCTATCTGTGATGAAGGATGTGGTAACAAGAGGGTATATATGTTAATATTCGGCAAGAAGtagtaaagaaattaagatgTTAATTAAGTGGTTACATCTGAAACACAATCCCTGGCAGAATGATGGAACCAGATTTCCTACCATCTTTTAAAAGACTATTGTACATGTACTTGAAGAGGACTCTTGGTAATTTATACAAACATGGAGAAAAGGCTGGATATGCAAGTAAATTAGACAGCTCTGTCAAACAGCCAGCACACATATGGCACAAATGGACCCTCCTGAATATGCAAGATTTGATTGACTAACCCATATCTAAAAGGAGATAAATTAGGAGTTCAAGTCATTCATAGCTTTCCAAGGCATACAAAATGGCTGCTGTATTTATCCACATAACTGTATCTCAAaataactgttttaaaagaaGGCTTTTATTTCATTTCTGGGTCAGTATTAAGATGTTGTATAAATCTAGATTCAAATCAGTGGAAAGGAATCAcaattttgatttgattggaCCTTTTGCTACTCCCCATTGTGTCTCTATTCAGACTCAGTTTTGGTAAAAGCAAGCAAGTGTAGCTACAGTACATAGCCTTTAATCAATTagagaagaaaattttaaaaaagcaaaggaaGAAAGAATTTGTATTGATTTATTTGAATGATTTGATTTTCGCAATACAAACATCGCATCAAGACAAACTTAGATAGGCATGCAATACAGAGAACAATCACCAGTCCGAAAAGAGCTGTGTGAACCCGTTGAGGGTTCTTTGGCAGTTCATGGAATTGTAAACCACTGTTTTACGGTCAGCCTCAGTTTCTCAATCAACATAACATCACCAGATCTCAACAGTCACTACTGAACAGTGCTTTATACTATTCTAGGGAAGGTTACAATTATTAATTACAGTTCCTTTTTAAAACAACTCTGACTACATCTAAAGCCATAGTGCCCTGATTGTTAAGTttaatagttttttaaaaaagtatcctTCCTTTACCTCAGCCgagaaaagaaaaaataaagtCTGCAAGTAAAAAAAGGGACCGTACTATTCCTTGATGAACAAATGAAGGGCAAATCTCAGTTGCCAATCTGGTAAACAATCACTAAAGGAGTTTACAAGGCTGTATGTCAGCACCAGAAGTGACAAGGTATCTTTATTTAAAAGCacacaaattaaaaatctaaaaaaCTGGAACAAGCTACTCAGATAGGTTCAGTAGCTGTTGGATATGGCTTTTCAGGCCAGTACATAAAATTGAGTTTCATAACCTAACCTGTTGGGGGCACTACTGCTTTAAAACTACAGATCATGTTAAACCATACACACAAACCTTCAATAGGAATTCCATTTTCATGGTGCATCTTCTAAATTAATTGGCTGGAAGAATCAGCAGAATTCAATAGTTTGACTGAAAAACACAACTTTCTCTTCAACAGAGGGGCTTCTATCTATGCTTCATCATTATCTCCCTCTTCTTCTTCAAACTCCTCCTGTTCATCTGCAGTGGCATCCTGGTACTGCTGATACTCTGATACCAGGTCATTCATGTTGCTCTCAGCCTCAGTGAACTCCATCTCATCCATCCCCTCACCAGTGTACCAGTGCAAGAAGGCCTTCCTGCGGAACATGGCAGTGAACTGATCGGAGATTCGCTTGAACAATTCCTGGATGGCAGTGCTGTTGCCAATGAAGGTGGAGGACATTTTGAGGCCCCGAGGTGGAATGTCACAGACAGCTGTCTTAACATTGTTGGGAATCCACTCCACAAAATAACTGCTGTTCTTGTTCTGGACATTCAGCATCTGCTCATCTACTTCTTTCATGGACATGCGGCCTCGGAATATGGCAGCAACGGTCAAGTAGCGTCCATGCCGTGGGTCACAAGCTGCCATCATGTTTTTGGCATCAAACATTTGCTGAGTCAGCTCTGGCACAGTGAGTGCTCTGTAATTTTGACTGCCACGGCTGGTAAGTGGGGCAAAGCCTGGCATGAAGAAGTGGAGTCGAGGGAAGGGCACCATGTTCACCGCTAGCTTGCGAAGGTCAGCGTTGAGTTGTCCAGGAAAACGGAGGCATGTGGTGACTCCGCTCATAGTTGCGGAGACCAAGTGATTAAGGTCTCCGTATGTGGGAGTGGTCAGCTTCATGGTACGGAAGCAGATATCATAAAGGGCTTCATTGTCAATGCAGTACGTCTCATCTGTGTTCTCCACTAGCTGATGCACAGACAAGGTAGCATTGTATGGCTCCACCACAGTGTCTGAAACTTTAGGCGAGGGCATCACGCTGAAAGTGTTCATGATACGGTCAGGATATTCTTCTCGGATCTTGCTGATGAGGAGGGTGCCCATCCCAGAGCCAGTACCACCacccagagagtgagtgagctGGAATCCCTGCAAACAGTCACAGCTTTCAGACTCCTTCCTCACTGCATCAAGCACTGCATCAACCAGTTCAGCTCCCTCTGTGTAGTGACCTTTGGCCCAATTGTTTCCAGCACCACTTTGACCTAGAAGAAAAAGATACATGACGTGCAAAAGCACGTGTTCACAATGCCATTCAAATCTTTTCTGCCCTGAAACGAATTTTTATACAATAACTTTTCAACAGACCCTTTTACCTGACTCAAATGATTATCTGTCATACATCTGGGTATGAAAAGCAAATACAAATCGCCAAAACTTCGTTAAAGAGAtaagttttaaggagcatcttaaagaaggaaaaataaacagtGAGCCATAGATGTtgaagagggaattccagacttTGGGGCCAGCTGACAGCACAGCCAACAATGGTGGTGAAGTTCCAATCAGGGATGCTCAGGAAGTCAGAATTGGATGAAGGCAGatgtttttttaaagttgtgttCCTCAAGAGACTACAGAAAGAGGGAGTGCAAGAGGACAAGGAGGTCCCTGAAATTCACaagaatttttaaattgaatcaGTACTTGACCAGGAGCTAACGCAGGTCAGTGATTGTAGTGTaatgggtgaatggaacttgttGCAAAGAGAAGGACAGCAGAGGTTTTGGATATCCTCAGTTTTAAAGGATGTGGGAAGACTTGGACTAGTCGAGTTTAGAGATATTCAAGACaaggatgagggtttcagcaacattggttttcattggcaggggaattgagtttaagagatTCGAGGTTaggctgcagctctataaaaccctggttagaccacacttggtatattgtgttcagttccagttgcctcattacaggaagccttagagagggtgcagaagagatttatcaggatgccacctggactgaagggcaggtcttatgaggaaaggttgagggagctagggcttttctcattggagcgaagaaggatgagcagtgatttgatagaggcatacaagatgatgaggggcataggtagagtggatagccagagactttttcccagggcaaaaatgactattatgaggagacataattttaaggtgattggaggaaggtataggggagatgtcagaggtaggttctttacacagagtggtgggtacgtggaatgcgctgccagtggtggtagtggagtcagatacgttAGGgatatttaagcaactcttggaaaggcacatggatgatagtaaaatgtagggtatgcagggtagtttgaacTCGGAGTAGGAtagtaggtcggcacaacatcgtgagccaaaggacctgtactgttctatgttctatgtgggcAAAGGTCGAGGATGCCATTTAGCAATGTTGCAGAGGTAAAAATAGTCAGTTTTAATTATCACAGATTTCTGGTCAAAAGCTAATCTTAGGATGAAATATTATCTGTTCTAAAGGTCTTTTTGAGCCCCAGCTGTTGCAAAATAGAAGGCTGGAGTTGAGAGCAGAAACCAAAAACAGTGACCTAGTTCCTCCCAATGTTTGATAGAAGGAAATTTCTGCTGACCTGAGACAAGGAGCCTGATAACTCATCATGAGAGCAGGACCTGAGAAAGGGGTGTGGGGTAGAGCAGAGTGTCATTAGCTTACATATGAAAACCAATAGAGTGTCAAAAGATGTTGTTGCTGAGGGCAGCATGAGAAATAGAAGAGGGGCAAAAATAGATCTAAGGGTGACACCAGAGGTAATGACAAAGGAGCTACaggaatatttgcatcatctataaccacgggtgcctgatgactggaggatggTTAATGTTGTACCTTCAttcaagaaaggttgtaaggagaaactggggaacaTAATCCTGTGAGTCTGACTTGGGTTGCGGGTAAATTGATGGAGGTGgatataaaagataggatttgtgaacatttagagaggcaaaaactgattagggatagtcagcacgttTTGTATGAGGAAAGTCACGTCTCATTAGCTTGGCTGAATCTTTTGATGAAGTTACCAAAAAttttgatgatggcagagcagtagatgttgtttatttcgattttagtaaagcctttgacaaggttccacatggtagactaatttgTAGAGTTAGGTCACATGAaattcagagtgagcttgcaAATTGGATATCTAACTGGCTTAATGGCAGAAGACAGGTGGTGGATAGTTAGTTTTCAGACAGGAGGCTTGACACCAGCGGTGTTCGGCAGGGATCCGTTCCTACCTCAACTTCATGACCCATTgtcatggcctactcctgcaccatCAAGCTCATCTCCTCCCACCTGGACTCTGTTCTTTTCCCTTTAGTTCAGGAACTCCCACCTACATTTGTTTGGGACACAACTCAAgccctccaccttttccaaagctttcaaTTCCCCAGCCGCCAgcatctcatcttcaccatgggcaTTCAGTAACTGTACACCTGCATCCCCAATGTGGATGGCttcaaagccctctgcttcttcctcccCCACTCCAGACCCAACCAGTACCCATACACCAACACGCTCATTTGCGGAACtggtcctcaccttcaacaacttttcctttgactccacccacttcctacaaaccgaAGTGGTTGCTATGTGCGCCCACATGGGCCCGAGCTATGATTTATGGgtcagtccctcttccacaaccACACCAGCAgcatccctcacctctttctccGCTATATTGATGATTGCATTGGTGCTGCACATATTCCTGTgaggagctcaagcagttcatcaacttttcCAACATCCACCGTGAACTCAAATTCACTTGGACCGTTTCtgccacctccctccccttcctggaccatctccaactccGGTAACTGACTCACTGCTAACttctatttcaaacccacaaaCTCCCACAAtcaccttgactacacctcctctcactgtCCTGCAAAAAATGTTACCCCATACTTAACTCCTCTGCCTCCCttgcatctgctcccgggatgaggtGTTCTGCCGTAGGTTTTCCCAGATATCTTTCTACTTTAGGGATCGTAGTTTTGCCTCCACTGTTATTGAGGATGCCCTCAACtacatctcccccatttcccatgCTTCTACCCTAAAACTCTCTCCCCCCAACAAGAAGGATACAATCTCCTTAGTTCTCTCATACCACCGCACCAAACTCCAAATACAAGACAGCATCCTCCGATATTTCGGCCAGCTAGAATCAGACCACACCACCAAaaggatatttccctccccatccctgtccaccttccacagggacggTGCACTTGGTGACTCATCAGTTCCATACTCTCCACCGACCGCTGCACCATACCTGGTAACTTGCCCTGCAatcacaggaggtgctacacctgccccatacctcccctctcactttcgtccaaggccccaaacaatccttccaaatccagcagagattcatctGCACTTAATCTGACCTCGTCTACTGTATCCAtagctcccgatgtggtctcctctatttTGGGGAGACCAACCGCAGACTTGGGAACCATTTTgaggagcacctgtgctctgcaCGCACCAACCAACCCCGACTTTCTgattgccatccactttaacaccccctcctactccctgagtgacatgtccatccttggcctcctccactgtcaacatgaTGCCAATCgtgaactggaggaacaacacgtcatatttcaccttgggagcttatagcccaatggcctgaatattgattcaccagcttcaaaatctcttcactCCAACCCGtctatcttcctactcacctttccactccacccttcccactgaccagcccctacctgcatccacctatctccatccgaCCTACTCTCATCCCAGCCCCACACTTCCATCCCTTTATTTACTACTAGGCTCCCCGCGCCCTCCCCAATTCTGACAAAGAGTTTGgccctgaaacattgacttcccttaTCCTCGGATGCTGTATGACCTGCTGtctttttccagctccacatttattgaccttcccttttgtttgtcatttatataaatgatttggatgagaatataaaaggcatggttagtaagtttgtggataataccaaaattggtggcatagtagacagcgAAGAGGGTTTTCTAAGATTtcaaagggattttgatcaaatgggtcaatgggctgagaaatggcagatggagttcaatctggattagaacatagaacatagaacagcacagcacagaacaggcccttcaacccacaacgttgtgccgaccattgatcctcatgtatgcaccctcaaatttctgtgaccatatgcatgtccagcagtcacttaaatgaccccaatgatcttgcttccacaactgctgctggcaacacattccatgctctcacaactctctgtgtaaagaacccgcctccgacatcccctctatactttcctccaaccagcttaaaactatgaccccttgtgctagccatttctgccctgggaaatagtctctggctatcaactctatctatgcctctcattatcgtgtatacctcaattaggtcccctctcctcctccttttctctaaatgaaaagagactgagctcagtcaacctctcttcataagataagccctccagtccaggcagcatcctggtaaacctcctctgaaccttctccaaagcatccacatctttcctctaatagggtgaccagaactggacgcagtattccaagtgcggtctaaccaaagtattatagagctgcaacaagatcttacgactcttaaactcaatctccctgttaatgaaagccaaaacaccatatgctttcttaacaaccctgtccatttgggtggccattttaagggatctatgtatctgcacaccaagatccctctgttcctccacactgccaagaatcctatccttaatcctgtactcagctttcaaattcgaccttccaaaatgcatcacctcgcatttatccaggttgaacgccatctgccacctctcagcccatctctgcatcctgtcaatgtcccgctgcagcctacaatatccctctatactgtcaacgacacctccgacctttgtgtcatctgcaaacttgctgacccatccttcaatcccctcatccaagtcattaataaaaattacaaacagtagaggcccaaggacagagccctgtggaaccccactcaccactgacttccaggcagaatattttccttctactaccactcgctgtcttctgttggccagccaattctatatccaggcagctaagttcccctgtatcccattcctcctgaccttctgaatgagcctaccatggggaaccttatcaaatgccttactgaagtccatatacaccacatccacagctcgaccctcatcaacttttctagtcacattctcaaaaaactcgataaggtttatgaggcatgacctacccctcacaaagccctgttgactgtatttgatcaagccatgctcttccagatggtcataaatcctatccctcagaatcctttctaacaccttgcagacgacagacgtgagacttactggtctgtaattgccggggatttccctatttcctttcttgaagagaggaattacatttgcctctctccagtcctcaggtacgattccagtggagagcgaggatgcaaagatcttcgcaagtggcgaagcaattgcatttctcgcttcccaaagcagccgaagacaaatctggtctgggcctggtgacttgtcaatcttaatgtttgacaaaattttcagcacatcagcttcctctatctctatccattccagcatgcacacctgctcttcaaaggtttcattcactacaaagttcgtttctttcgtaaagacagaagcaaaaaactcatttagggcttcccctacctcctcagactccataacacaagttccctatgctatccctgatcggccctactctttctttgaccattctcttattcctcacctaagtgtaaaaatgcctttgtgttttccctaattcgttctgccaagcctttctcgtgccccctcctggctctcctcagaccatttttgagctccttccttgcctgcgtgtaatcctctctagctgaacttgaccctagcttcctccaccttatgtaagctaccttcttccttttcacaagaagctccaccgctctcgtcatccaaggttcctttatcttaccccttcttgcctgtctcagagggacatatttactcatcactcgcaacaactgttccttaaacagtctcgacatgtctatagttcccttaccatggaacaattgctcccagtccatgcttcctaactcatgtctaatcgcgtcatagtttcctcttccccaattaaatatcctcccattttgcctaatcctctccttctccatagctatgtagaatgtgagacagttatggtcactatcaccaaaatgctctcccaccacaagatctgatacctgccccggctcgtttccgagcaccaagtctagaatggcctctcccctcgtcggcccgtcaacgtactgcattaggaaaccctcctgaacacaccttacaaaaacagctccattcaaatcttctgctcgaaggaggttccaatcaatattaggaaagttaaagtcacccattacaacaaccctaatgcgtccacacttttccaaaatcggtcgacctatgctttcttcaatctccctgctgctattggggggcctgtagtaaacccctaacgaggtgactactcccttgctgttcctaatttccacccatactgactcagtaggcagatcttcctcgacaatggaagcttctgtagctgtgatactctctctgattagtagtgctacaccccctcctctttttcccccctccctattctttttaaatgttctaaaccctggaacatccagcaaccattcctgcccatgagaaacccatgtctctgttatggccataACATtgatgcgaggttttgcactttggtacaataaacaagggtagggcttgtacaattaatggtaggggcttgggtaatgttgtagaacagagggacctaggggtacaGGTACATAATGCTTTAAAGTTtatgtcacatatagacagggtggttaaaaaggtgtttgacgtgtttgccttcattactcagtcctttgagtataggagttgggaaagtCACGTCAAGGTTGtagagaacattggtgaggcctcttctggaatactgtccggttctggtcgcccaattataggaaggatattatcaagctggagtgggttcagaggagatttaccagcatgttcatggatatggaaggtttaagtttaaaggaaggctggataggctgggacatattTCTCACTGGAACCTAGGAGGTTCAGacgtgacctgatagaagtttatagaagaatgagaggtataaacaaagttaatgatagttgtcttttccctaggatgggagagttcaagactagggagcacatttttaaggtgagaagggagagattaaaaaaaatgagaagcttttttttttacacagagggtggtttgcatgtggaatgaacttcctgaggaagtggtggatgtgggtacaattgaaatgtttaaaagacatttggaagttACTcaaaggaaaagtttggagggatacaggccaggagcaagcaggtggaaccagtttagtttgggattatgttcagcatggactcgttggattgaagggtctgttttgctGCTTTATGACTGTATGGCTAAAAGTCTGTCCatgactgaaacaagcacagaactAAGCAAGTGCAGTCTCACTCAGTTACAGGTCAGTGGATAGGTGTTCAAGGCGTAAGAAGCTGCAGATAgtttgagagaaagaaagaagacttAACATTCTCACAGTCACACAAGATGTCATTTATAGTCTAAGATGTTGTAGCACAAAAGGAAGCCCTTTGCCTTATCCACAAAGCTCTCACTGCACTAATTCTATTCTCCAGTTTTTGGCCCATAGTCCTGGGATTTACGGCAGCACAAGAGACGATCGAAACATTGATTATGATTTATGAAGGTTTCTGACTCATTTATAACATTAACAAGTGCCAGTTCAATACTGTGACAGGGCCAGGGACTTGATTGGAATGATTCAAGCATGAAACACTGGGATATATGAACATGGG
Above is a window of Stegostoma tigrinum isolate sSteTig4 chromosome 19, sSteTig4.hap1, whole genome shotgun sequence DNA encoding:
- the LOC125461246 gene encoding tubulin beta chain-like, yielding MREILNIQAGQCGNQIGAKFWEVISDEHGIDPSGSARGESGIQLDRINVYYNEAAGDKYVPRAILVDLEPGTMDSVRSGPFGQIFRPDNFVFGQSGAGNNWAKGHYTEGAELVDAVLDAVRKESESCDCLQGFQLTHSLGGGTGSGMGTLLISKIREEYPDRIMNTFSVMPSPKVSDTVVEPYNATLSVHQLVENTDETYCIDNEALYDICFRTMKLTTPTYGDLNHLVSATMSGVTTCLRFPGQLNADLRKLAVNMVPFPRLHFFMPGFAPLTSRGSQNYRALTVPELTQQMFDAKNMMAACDPRHGRYLTVAAIFRGRMSMKEVDEQMLNVQNKNSSYFVEWIPNNVKTAVCDIPPRGLKMSSTFIGNSTAIQELFKRISDQFTAMFRRKAFLHWYTGEGMDEMEFTEAESNMNDLVSEYQQYQDATADEQEEFEEEEGDNDEA